From a region of the Streptomyces venezuelae genome:
- a CDS encoding helix-turn-helix domain-containing protein, with protein sequence MRRIKETSQLSFGRLADRTHYSRSSWERFLNGKQLPTAVAVEQLAAVAGADPEPLLELLARAVSAPAGGTTATAVATATTPAAPARTAPEAAHEAPSAGVPVGAPVGVTADVPQEAARTPRERPRAEWRRRFGVIGYITAGALLGSIATGLAFSSTAAGNRTPGAAGDPADTRKSAGGKDETATLVPGAGDIRVKCKSDTCLRHDPQAMECHWDATTAKSTFLRGMHIQLRYSAACQSVWGRIEGGAVGDKVIIRDARGTELEALIRFEHDSYTKMLAVSAEAPLEAMSVCGAIPAEKQMQCAPEGAIQQP encoded by the coding sequence ATGCGCAGGATCAAGGAGACCTCGCAACTCAGCTTCGGCCGGCTGGCCGACCGGACGCACTACAGCCGCTCGTCGTGGGAGCGATTCCTCAACGGGAAGCAGCTGCCGACCGCCGTGGCCGTCGAGCAACTCGCCGCCGTGGCCGGCGCGGACCCGGAACCGCTGCTGGAACTGCTGGCGCGGGCCGTCTCCGCCCCGGCGGGCGGCACCACGGCCACGGCGGTGGCTACTGCCACGACCCCTGCCGCGCCGGCGCGGACCGCGCCGGAGGCCGCGCACGAGGCGCCGTCGGCCGGGGTGCCGGTCGGCGCGCCGGTCGGCGTAACCGCCGATGTCCCGCAGGAAGCGGCCCGGACGCCGCGGGAGAGACCCCGGGCCGAATGGAGACGAAGATTCGGGGTGATCGGATACATCACCGCGGGAGCTCTGCTGGGCTCGATCGCGACCGGCCTCGCCTTCTCCTCCACCGCGGCGGGGAACCGTACTCCCGGTGCGGCGGGCGATCCGGCCGACACCAGGAAGAGCGCCGGCGGCAAGGACGAGACCGCGACCCTCGTCCCGGGAGCCGGCGACATCCGCGTCAAGTGCAAGTCCGACACCTGCCTGCGCCACGACCCCCAGGCCATGGAATGCCATTGGGACGCGACCACGGCCAAGAGCACCTTCCTGCGGGGCATGCACATCCAGCTCCGCTACAGCGCGGCCTGCCAGTCGGTGTGGGGACGCATCGAAGGCGGAGCCGTCGGCGACAAGGTGATCATCAGGGACGCCCGGGGGACGGAGCTGGAAGCCCTGATCCGCTTCGAGCACGACTCGTACACCAAGATGCTCGCGGTCTCCGCCGAGGCTCCCCTCGAAGCGATGAGCGTGTGCGGGGCGATTCCGGCGGAGAAGCAGATGCAGTGCGCGCCCGAAGGGGCCATCCAGCAGCCCTGA
- a CDS encoding peptidoglycan-binding domain-containing protein, protein MPHISPRRSVTALALAAAAVGSLLVMAPAAHAGDYLGACFDSVGHRTSPNGGNIPARNFSQGSSGVCVKELQFDISSTIGIDPEDWDGFVDGRFGPKTEKYVRRFQQASGLQADGIVGPRTWESLVSRTRD, encoded by the coding sequence ATGCCTCATATCTCCCCGCGCAGGAGCGTCACGGCTCTCGCTCTGGCGGCAGCAGCCGTCGGCTCCCTGCTCGTCATGGCTCCCGCCGCCCACGCGGGCGACTACCTCGGTGCGTGCTTCGACAGCGTCGGCCACCGCACCTCACCCAACGGAGGGAACATTCCCGCGCGGAACTTCTCCCAGGGCTCCTCGGGCGTGTGCGTCAAGGAGCTGCAGTTCGACATCTCCTCGACCATCGGCATCGATCCGGAGGACTGGGACGGCTTCGTCGACGGCCGCTTCGGCCCGAAGACGGAGAAGTACGTGCGCCGTTTCCAGCAGGCCAGCGGACTCCAGGCGGACGGCATCGTGGGCCCCCGGACGTGGGAGAGCCTCGTCTCCCGCACCAGGGACTGA
- a CDS encoding protein kinase domain-containing protein produces the protein MSVPAPGATRAPHTPHTPLAPLSHDDPQHLGGFRLLARLGSGGMGTVYLARSAAGRTVALKTVHARIAADAAFRTRFRLEADAARVIGDRYGARVFAADALAATPWLATEYVIGPQLDEAVALAGPLPEPCVRTLGAELARALGQLHRSDVVHRDLKPSNVMVTAAGPKVIDFGIARALGDERLTRTGAAAGTPAFMSPEQAGGLEHSPAGDVFALAGVLVFAASGHGPFGGGQAADLLYRVRYAEPDLSGVPAALAPVLARCLAKDPAQRPTTAGLAELLAPGDGPFADVLPQPVLADIARRAAAVWQEPPHRLAAPAAAADTVVAGDGDGLSRRRLFALSGAVAGGVALAAGGGLWAWLGSRGEGDGGAADSGQPALDPPPEALWKADLAHPVAGGPPLPVDGRLVMPTGSTTTGIFQQDGKHLRDFEGYARVWRVATDGKVLYALGKPDAADKALAVVPLPLSQESGKEQAPVVRLPAYDGSNMLNRILGVAGDTVFLCAKAAGNDQWSVIAASLKTGRELWRQPTTAPGEQQVQQGRPATVGVKPVRGGVLLWQRPEAESGTLRLSLHDAGSGAERWTESLAAPGATPDQLATDDERVYVGAGSVHALRLADGQPAWVFGADRDAGEVAGERRYGMPAVRDGIVYAVEGSRGIVAISAVFGTLQWMDTPPEGTNPHRDIAPVVTPSHVYSLGATGLRAVRIRTRSTVWRYGTSAYALTPDPDGKRLYLREERRLIALPLA, from the coding sequence ATGTCCGTCCCGGCACCCGGCGCCACCCGCGCACCGCACACACCGCACACACCGCTCGCACCGCTCTCGCACGACGATCCGCAGCACCTCGGCGGCTTCCGGCTGCTCGCCCGGCTCGGCAGCGGCGGCATGGGCACGGTCTACCTGGCCCGTTCGGCGGCCGGGCGGACGGTCGCCCTCAAGACCGTGCACGCCCGGATCGCCGCCGACGCCGCCTTCCGTACCCGGTTCCGGCTGGAGGCGGACGCCGCCCGGGTCATCGGCGACCGCTACGGGGCCCGGGTCTTCGCCGCGGACGCCCTGGCCGCGACGCCGTGGCTGGCCACCGAGTACGTCATCGGGCCGCAGCTCGACGAGGCGGTCGCGCTCGCCGGCCCGCTGCCCGAGCCGTGCGTCCGCACCCTGGGAGCGGAGCTCGCCCGGGCCCTGGGGCAGCTGCACCGCTCGGACGTGGTGCACCGCGACCTCAAGCCCTCCAACGTCATGGTCACGGCCGCCGGCCCCAAGGTCATCGACTTCGGTATCGCGCGTGCCCTCGGCGACGAACGGCTGACCCGCACCGGAGCCGCGGCCGGCACGCCCGCCTTCATGTCGCCCGAGCAGGCCGGCGGTCTCGAACACTCCCCGGCCGGCGATGTGTTCGCGCTGGCCGGCGTACTGGTCTTCGCGGCGTCCGGACACGGCCCCTTCGGCGGAGGCCAGGCCGCGGACCTGCTGTACCGGGTGCGGTACGCGGAGCCCGACCTGAGCGGCGTACCGGCGGCGCTGGCGCCCGTACTCGCCCGCTGCCTCGCCAAGGACCCCGCGCAGCGGCCCACGACGGCCGGGCTGGCCGAGCTGCTGGCACCCGGCGACGGCCCGTTCGCGGACGTGCTGCCGCAGCCGGTGCTCGCAGACATCGCCCGGCGGGCCGCGGCCGTGTGGCAGGAGCCGCCGCACCGGCTGGCGGCGCCCGCCGCGGCGGCGGACACCGTCGTGGCAGGCGACGGCGACGGCCTGTCCCGCCGCCGGCTGTTCGCGCTCTCCGGGGCGGTGGCCGGCGGCGTCGCGCTTGCGGCGGGAGGCGGGCTGTGGGCCTGGCTCGGCAGCCGCGGCGAGGGCGACGGCGGGGCCGCGGACTCCGGGCAGCCCGCCCTGGACCCACCGCCCGAGGCACTGTGGAAGGCGGATCTGGCGCACCCCGTGGCGGGCGGCCCGCCACTGCCGGTGGACGGCAGGCTCGTCATGCCCACCGGCTCCACGACCACCGGGATCTTCCAGCAGGACGGCAAGCACCTGCGGGACTTCGAGGGGTACGCCCGCGTCTGGCGCGTCGCCACCGACGGCAAGGTCCTCTACGCGCTCGGGAAGCCGGACGCCGCGGACAAGGCCCTCGCAGTGGTCCCCCTGCCCCTGTCCCAGGAGAGCGGCAAGGAGCAGGCGCCGGTCGTCCGGCTCCCCGCGTACGACGGCTCGAACATGCTCAACCGGATCCTCGGGGTGGCCGGCGACACCGTGTTCCTGTGCGCCAAGGCGGCCGGGAACGACCAGTGGTCCGTGATCGCCGCGAGCCTGAAGACGGGCAGGGAACTGTGGCGGCAGCCGACGACGGCCCCCGGCGAGCAGCAGGTGCAGCAGGGGCGCCCCGCCACCGTCGGTGTCAAGCCCGTACGCGGCGGGGTGCTGCTGTGGCAGCGTCCGGAGGCGGAGAGCGGCACCCTGCGGCTGTCCCTGCACGACGCCGGAAGCGGCGCCGAGCGCTGGACCGAGTCGCTGGCGGCGCCCGGCGCCACACCGGACCAGCTGGCCACGGACGACGAGCGCGTGTACGTCGGCGCCGGGAGCGTGCACGCGCTGCGGCTCGCCGACGGCCAGCCGGCCTGGGTCTTCGGCGCGGACCGTGACGCGGGCGAGGTGGCCGGCGAGCGCCGGTACGGCATGCCGGCCGTCCGCGACGGGATCGTCTACGCCGTGGAGGGCTCGCGCGGCATCGTCGCGATCAGCGCCGTCTTCGGCACGCTGCAGTGGATGGACACCCCTCCGGAGGGCACGAACCCGCATCGCGACATCGCCCCCGTGGTCACCCCGAGCCACGTCTACAGCCTGGGCGCGACGGGCCTGCGCGCCGTCCGCATCCGCACCCGGAGCACGGTCTGGCGCTACGGAACGAGCGCCTACGCCCTGACGCCGGACCCGGACGGCAAGCGGCTCTACCTCCGCGAGGAACGCAGGCTGATCGCCCTCCCGCTTGCCTAG
- a CDS encoding serine/threonine protein kinase: MERLRHDDPSHIGPYVILARLDSEAAERTVPERRYLGRTADGERTVLVCVPRTGADPSRWAVEAEGARRLSVPRFLHVAEVGGTAGSPWYASPYTPALPLQAVLAAYGGPLPEDTVRRLGAALAQALAALHAQGVTHAGLSPAAVLVTPGGPVLTCFGAVRAAAPDGTGRSGLPGLDPGCLAAEQASGGRPLPPGDVFALGAVLAYAATGHTVPEQSELPPGLRTLIGSCLSSDPAFRPRSVREVLGELVAPGAGPTPSGDLPEAPYAHTGTVLDHGTVPLPGRVVAALAAQSAALLALELPTPQQPFTTAQKVH, encoded by the coding sequence ATGGAACGCCTTCGTCACGACGACCCGTCGCACATCGGGCCGTACGTGATCCTGGCCCGGCTCGACTCCGAGGCCGCCGAGCGCACCGTTCCCGAACGCCGCTACCTCGGGCGCACCGCCGACGGGGAGCGCACGGTCCTCGTCTGCGTACCCCGCACCGGCGCCGACCCGTCCCGGTGGGCGGTCGAGGCCGAGGGCGCCCGGCGGCTGTCCGTGCCCCGGTTCCTGCACGTCGCGGAGGTGGGCGGCACGGCGGGCTCCCCCTGGTACGCGTCCCCGTACACGCCCGCTCTGCCGCTGCAGGCCGTGCTCGCGGCCTACGGGGGGCCACTGCCCGAGGACACCGTCCGCAGGCTCGGCGCCGCGCTCGCGCAGGCCCTGGCCGCCCTGCACGCCCAGGGCGTGACGCACGCGGGGCTGTCACCGGCCGCCGTGCTGGTCACCCCGGGCGGACCCGTGCTGACCTGCTTCGGAGCGGTACGGGCCGCGGCTCCCGACGGGACGGGGCGGTCGGGACTGCCCGGGCTCGATCCGGGATGCCTGGCCGCGGAGCAGGCGTCGGGGGGCCGCCCGCTGCCGCCCGGGGACGTCTTCGCGCTGGGGGCCGTCCTGGCCTACGCCGCGACCGGGCACACCGTGCCCGAGCAAAGCGAACTGCCGCCGGGGCTGCGGACGCTGATCGGGTCCTGTCTGTCGTCGGACCCGGCGTTCCGGCCCCGGTCCGTGCGAGAGGTACTGGGCGAACTCGTCGCCCCCGGAGCGGGCCCCACCCCCTCTGGGGACCTGCCCGAAGCCCCGTACGCGCATACCGGAACGGTCCTCGACCACGGCACCGTGCCGCTGCCGGGCCGGGTCGTCGCGGCGCTCGCCGCCCAGTCCGCCGCGCTGCTCGCGCTCGAACTCCCCACCCCGCAGCAGCCGTTCACCACGGCCCAGAAGGTGCACTGA
- a CDS encoding serine/threonine-protein kinase, with protein sequence MHDRKQYVMKPLGPGDPIRLGPYRVLGVLGEGGMGKVYFGRDDSGRTAAVKVLLPELAHDPHLVQRFLREAHTARAVSGGGVARVLDARTEDTGNRPWIATEFLSGPTLDDAVHRYGPFGADGVRALAASLAATLQDIHATGLVHRDLKPANIVLTSTGPRVIDFGIARPEHGLTLTTTGQVPVTPGYGAPEQVLGQRVGPAADVFSLGAVLAYAATGQRTFDGTHVAAVQYEVVHGEPRLDSVPPELRQLIAPCLAKDPVQRPAPDQVAGAFAPPPGADRVWRTGPLAEDIARRGAEARRQAAVAGQGSGGGPSRRRLLRTALVAGGALAASGGAGGAWWMLREEPRRIPAAGPASDTEPLPIVAGRHGTPPGELWGPLPVAAGPVDGQVTTPLPVLDVVVFAAAGGGLAARLTTDGKEKWRLPDVRPAAGLVALPGNRFATAGSGGALLGFEASTSRQEWSVAGADTGRILAADASAVYLVTRGGELRAVDTAGRKVRWTVPLPEAAVKAPGPRAAAGTGRLVVFGADGDVVAVDTASGATVWKVAGQARSALRPLVMKDVVYLGGRSLTALDIRTGAAVWKTETRATTAPQPGAGGWGPAAAWRDRVFAMDGTALCQVFTELGGALPLDSSAKGTPPHHPPHAEAGTLWVVQGDGRGVSAHSVVSGRRYWTWSAESQGPWGVSGAGNRVFLVNDGKLTAMPTVE encoded by the coding sequence GTGCACGACAGGAAGCAGTACGTCATGAAACCCCTCGGTCCCGGTGACCCGATCCGGCTCGGCCCGTACCGCGTCCTCGGTGTCCTCGGCGAAGGCGGCATGGGCAAGGTCTACTTCGGCCGGGACGACAGCGGCCGGACCGCGGCCGTCAAGGTGCTGCTGCCCGAGCTCGCGCACGACCCGCACCTCGTCCAGCGCTTCCTGCGCGAGGCGCACACCGCCCGGGCGGTCAGCGGCGGCGGCGTCGCCCGGGTCCTGGACGCGCGGACCGAGGACACCGGCAACCGGCCCTGGATCGCCACCGAGTTCCTGTCCGGCCCCACCCTCGACGACGCCGTACACCGGTACGGGCCCTTCGGCGCCGACGGCGTACGCGCGCTCGCCGCCTCCCTCGCCGCCACCCTGCAGGACATCCACGCCACCGGGCTGGTGCACCGCGACCTGAAGCCCGCCAACATCGTGCTCACCTCGACGGGGCCGCGCGTCATCGACTTCGGCATCGCGCGCCCCGAACACGGACTGACGCTCACCACCACCGGCCAGGTACCCGTCACCCCCGGGTACGGCGCTCCGGAGCAGGTGCTCGGGCAGCGCGTCGGACCGGCCGCGGACGTCTTCTCGCTGGGCGCGGTGCTGGCGTACGCGGCCACCGGGCAGCGCACCTTCGACGGCACGCACGTGGCCGCCGTGCAGTACGAGGTGGTCCACGGGGAGCCGCGGCTGGACTCCGTACCGCCCGAACTGCGGCAGCTGATCGCGCCCTGCCTCGCCAAGGACCCCGTGCAGCGCCCGGCCCCCGACCAGGTGGCGGGCGCGTTCGCCCCGCCGCCGGGGGCCGACCGGGTCTGGCGCACGGGACCGCTGGCCGAGGACATCGCGCGCCGGGGAGCCGAGGCCCGGCGGCAGGCCGCGGTCGCCGGGCAGGGGTCCGGGGGCGGGCCCTCCCGGCGGCGGCTGCTGCGCACCGCGCTGGTGGCGGGAGGCGCACTGGCCGCCTCCGGCGGGGCCGGCGGCGCCTGGTGGATGCTGCGCGAGGAGCCGCGCAGGATCCCCGCGGCCGGACCGGCCAGCGACACCGAGCCGCTGCCGATCGTCGCCGGGCGGCACGGGACGCCTCCGGGCGAGCTGTGGGGCCCGCTGCCCGTGGCGGCGGGACCGGTCGACGGCCAGGTCACCACCCCGCTGCCGGTACTCGACGTGGTCGTCTTCGCGGCCGCCGGCGGCGGCCTCGCCGCGCGTCTGACGACCGACGGCAAGGAGAAGTGGCGGCTGCCCGACGTCCGGCCGGCCGCCGGACTCGTCGCACTGCCCGGCAACCGGTTCGCGACCGCGGGATCCGGTGGCGCACTGCTCGGCTTCGAGGCCTCCACCAGCAGGCAGGAGTGGTCGGTGGCGGGCGCCGACACCGGCCGCATCCTGGCCGCGGACGCGTCCGCGGTCTACCTGGTGACGCGCGGCGGGGAACTGCGCGCCGTGGACACCGCCGGGCGCAAGGTCCGCTGGACGGTGCCGCTTCCCGAGGCGGCGGTGAAGGCGCCGGGGCCGCGGGCCGCGGCGGGAACCGGCCGGCTCGTCGTCTTCGGCGCCGACGGCGACGTCGTCGCCGTCGACACCGCTTCCGGAGCGACGGTCTGGAAGGTCGCCGGCCAGGCGAGGTCCGCCCTGCGGCCGCTCGTCATGAAGGACGTCGTCTACCTCGGCGGCCGGAGCCTGACGGCCCTGGACATCAGGACGGGCGCCGCCGTGTGGAAGACGGAGACCAGGGCCACCACAGCCCCGCAGCCGGGAGCCGGCGGCTGGGGCCCGGCCGCCGCCTGGCGCGACCGGGTGTTCGCGATGGACGGTACGGCGCTGTGCCAGGTGTTCACCGAACTCGGCGGGGCACTCCCGCTGGACAGCAGCGCGAAGGGCACGCCGCCGCACCACCCCCCGCACGCGGAGGCCGGCACGCTGTGGGTCGTGCAGGGGGACGGCCGGGGCGTCTCGGCCCACTCCGTCGTGAGCGGCCGGCGGTACTGGACCTGGTCGGCCGAATCACAGGGCCCCTGGGGCGTGTCCGGCGCGGGGAACCGCGTCTTCCTCGTCAACGACGGGAAGCTCACGGCCATGCCGACCGTCGAGTGA
- a CDS encoding Lrp/AsnC family transcriptional regulator, translated as MDAIDRDILRELQADGRLSNQELAQRVGLTPSPCMRRVRQLEQDGVIQGYRAVISPEAVDRGFEVLVSVEVRRDREAVEAFEAALQDIPDVIEAYRLFGSPGCLLRIAVADLRAYERLWIEKLTALTGITEVNSQIIMKRIKEPNGLPVDLR; from the coding sequence ATGGACGCCATTGACCGAGATATCTTGCGCGAGCTCCAGGCCGATGGCCGCCTGAGCAACCAGGAACTCGCCCAGCGCGTGGGACTGACCCCCTCCCCCTGCATGCGCCGGGTGCGCCAGCTGGAACAGGACGGGGTGATCCAGGGCTACCGCGCCGTGATCTCGCCCGAGGCGGTGGACCGCGGCTTCGAGGTGCTCGTCTCGGTCGAGGTGCGGCGCGACCGGGAGGCGGTCGAGGCGTTCGAGGCGGCCCTCCAGGACATCCCGGACGTCATCGAGGCCTACCGCCTCTTCGGCAGCCCCGGCTGCCTGCTGCGCATCGCCGTCGCCGACCTGCGGGCCTACGAGCGCCTGTGGATCGAGAAACTGACGGCCCTCACCGGTATCACCGAGGTCAACTCGCAGATCATCATGAAGCGCATCAAGGAGCCGAACGGCCTGCCCGTCGACCTCCGCTGA
- a CDS encoding asparaginase: protein MGRIVVISTGGTIASRWQGSGFAADADGNEVIATAPLPEGITVELVDLFSVNSPRLTTAHQLTLLRTVHEVLADPGVDGIVVTHGTDTLEESAFFLDLHHHDPRSVVFTGSQRPMGTADGDGPGNLYDALLTAANTRGLGVLIAFAGRVHAARGTVKTQAVELDAFADPSKELFGKIGFGKVTILRTPQRPAPLPLPAMPELPPRVDVVVHHADGDPVLLNAAVEAGARGIVLVGTGAGNATPEIVEAVRAAVGRGVLVALTTRVMAGPVTEIYTHGGAVDLVAAGAVPTGTLRAGQARIAVLSALLATENPVEQTRVLRLAVNEAGPVLAEV, encoded by the coding sequence ATGGGACGGATCGTCGTGATCAGCACCGGCGGGACGATAGCCAGCCGCTGGCAGGGTTCCGGCTTCGCAGCGGACGCCGACGGGAACGAGGTGATCGCCACCGCACCACTCCCCGAGGGCATCACCGTCGAACTCGTCGACCTGTTCAGCGTGAACAGCCCGCGACTCACCACCGCACACCAGCTCACCCTGCTCCGCACCGTGCACGAGGTGCTCGCCGACCCCGGTGTGGACGGCATCGTCGTCACGCACGGGACCGACACCCTGGAGGAGTCGGCGTTCTTCCTCGACCTCCACCACCACGACCCGCGCTCCGTGGTCTTCACCGGCTCGCAGCGCCCCATGGGCACCGCCGACGGGGACGGCCCGGGGAACCTCTACGACGCCCTGCTCACCGCCGCGAACACACGCGGGCTCGGTGTGCTGATCGCCTTCGCCGGCCGGGTGCACGCCGCCCGCGGCACCGTGAAGACCCAGGCCGTGGAGCTGGACGCGTTCGCCGACCCCTCGAAGGAACTCTTCGGGAAGATCGGCTTCGGCAAGGTCACCATCCTGCGCACCCCGCAGCGCCCCGCGCCGCTCCCGCTGCCCGCGATGCCGGAACTGCCGCCCCGCGTGGACGTGGTGGTGCACCACGCCGACGGTGACCCGGTCCTGCTGAACGCCGCCGTCGAAGCCGGAGCGCGCGGCATCGTCCTCGTCGGGACCGGTGCCGGCAACGCCACCCCGGAGATCGTGGAGGCCGTCCGCGCCGCCGTCGGCCGCGGCGTCCTGGTCGCGTTGACCACCCGCGTCATGGCCGGACCGGTCACCGAGATCTACACGCACGGCGGCGCGGTGGACCTCGTCGCCGCCGGGGCCGTCCCCACCGGAACCCTCCGCGCCGGCCAGGCCCGCATCGCGGTCCTGTCCGCGCTGCTCGCCACCGAGAACCCGGTGGAGCAGACCCGCGTCCTGCGCCTCGCCGTGAACGAGGCGGGCCCGGTCCTGGCCGAGGTCTGA
- the meaB gene encoding methylmalonyl Co-A mutase-associated GTPase MeaB yields MPKIDIEAYAKGVLDGKRAFIARAITLVESTLPAHRALAQGLLTELLPHAGRARRIGISGVPGVGKSTFIDAFGTMLTGLGHRVAVLAVDPSSTRTGGSILGDKTRMERLSVDPAAFVRPSPSAGTLGGVAKATRESMIVMEAAGYDVVLVETVGVGQSETTVAGMVDSFLLLSLARTGDQLQGIKKGVLELADVLAVNKADGPHERDAKAAARELSGALRLMHLVDAAWTPPVLTCSARESTGLDEVWNRLEQHRTLLDAGGRLAAKRAAQQVEWTWSMVRDELLERLRADPAVRELAPGLESAVRAGTVTPTSAADRILAAFGGT; encoded by the coding sequence GTGCCGAAGATCGACATCGAGGCGTACGCGAAGGGGGTGCTCGACGGGAAGCGCGCGTTCATCGCGCGTGCGATCACCCTCGTCGAGTCCACCCTGCCGGCCCACCGGGCGCTCGCGCAGGGCCTGTTGACGGAGCTGCTGCCGCATGCGGGCCGGGCCCGGCGGATCGGCATCAGCGGGGTGCCGGGGGTGGGCAAGTCCACGTTCATCGACGCGTTCGGCACGATGCTGACGGGGCTCGGCCACCGGGTGGCGGTGCTCGCGGTGGACCCGTCGTCGACGCGCACGGGCGGCTCCATCCTGGGTGACAAGACCCGGATGGAGCGGCTCTCGGTGGACCCGGCGGCGTTCGTCCGCCCGTCCCCCTCGGCGGGCACGCTGGGCGGGGTCGCCAAGGCCACCCGTGAGTCGATGATCGTGATGGAGGCGGCGGGCTACGACGTGGTCCTCGTCGAGACGGTCGGCGTGGGCCAGTCGGAGACCACGGTGGCGGGGATGGTGGACTCCTTCCTGCTGCTCTCCCTGGCCCGTACGGGCGACCAGCTGCAGGGCATCAAGAAGGGCGTCCTGGAGCTGGCCGACGTCCTGGCGGTGAACAAGGCGGACGGCCCGCACGAGCGGGACGCGAAGGCCGCGGCCCGGGAACTGTCGGGCGCCCTGCGGCTGATGCACCTGGTGGACGCGGCCTGGACCCCGCCGGTCCTGACGTGCAGCGCGCGGGAGTCGACCGGGCTGGACGAGGTGTGGAACCGCCTGGAGCAGCACCGGACCCTGCTGGACGCGGGCGGCCGGCTGGCGGCGAAGCGGGCGGCGCAGCAGGTGGAGTGGACCTGGTCGATGGTCCGCGACGAACTGCTGGAACGCCTGCGGGCGGACCCGGCGGTACGGGAACTCGCGCCGGGCCTGGAGTCCGCGGTCCGGGCGGGCACGGTGACGCCGACGTCGGCGGCGGACCGGATCCTGGCGGCGTTCGGCGGGACCTGA